In Hyperolius riggenbachi isolate aHypRig1 chromosome 10, aHypRig1.pri, whole genome shotgun sequence, a genomic segment contains:
- the LOC137535625 gene encoding zinc finger protein 268-like yields the protein MVEGDMMGTCKEEEEEMYVRSDQQSMEEGDMMRTSKEEDNATEGRTARSPGIRNLSETRLSVSTDCTTDDDVTGQESPADILVTPNIPPDSPHLSNPEGPHTQDSSPPAGGSYSCSTCGQCFVRRSPFVIHERSHTGKKPYSCAECGKCFVQKSLLAIHERYHTGEKPYSCAECGKCFFQKSYFVRHERSHTGEKPYSCAECGKCFLYKSQLVRHERFHTGEMPYPCAECGKCFAQKSELVIHEKIHTGEKRYSCSECGKWFVYKSQLAVHERSHTGEKPYSCAECRKCFVHKSELVIHEKTHTGVKPYSCAECGKCFAQKVQLVIHWRYHTGEKPYSCAECGKSYVQKSHLVRHQNSCKGKKHCSQAKRGKCFVQKSHLVSQERTHTGDKPYSCAELITHEKTHTLEKLYACSECGKCFVQKSYLVIHERSHTGEKPYSCAECGKCFVWKSQLVIHERSHTGKKPYLCAECGKCFVFKSQLVIHMRSHTGEKPYSCAECGKCFVQKSYLVIHERTHTGEKPYTCAECGKCFAWKSQFVIHERSHTVKRLYSCAECGKTFVQKSQLIIHERSHTGEKPYSCAECGKCFAQKSSLICHNRIHTGEKPYSCTKCGKCFVFKSQLVIHERSHTGEKPYPCAECGKCFVQKSELGIHEKTHTGETMYPCAECGECFVQRSDLIIHELSHW from the coding sequence cgcggagtcccggcatcaggaacctctcagagactcgtctctctgtatccacagactgtacaacggatgatgatgtcactggacaagagtctcctgcagatatcctggtgaccccaaatattcccccagactctcctcacctgtctaaccctgaggggcctcatacccaggacagctctccccctgctggagggtcttattcctgctCCACATGTGGGCAATGTTTTGTGCGGAGATCACcttttgtcatacatgagagatcacacactggaaagaagccctattcatgtgccgagtgtgggaaatgttttgtacagaaatcacttCTTGCCATtcatgagagatatcacactggggagaagccgtactcatgtgctgagtgtgggaaatgtttttttcaaaaatcatattttgtcaggcatgagagatctcacactggtgagaagccatattcatgtgctgagtgtgggaaatgttttttatataaatcacagcttgtcagacatgagagatttcacactgggGAGATgccctatccatgtgctgagtgtgggaaatgttttgcacaaaaGTCAgaacttgtcatacatgagaaaattcacactggtgagaagcgctattcatgttctgagtgtgggaaatggtttgtatATAAATCACAGCTTGccgtacatgagagatctcacactggtgaaaagccctattcatgtgctgagtgtaggaAATGCTTTGTACACAAGTCagagcttgtcatacatgagaaaaCTCACACTGGTGTAAAACcctattcttgtgctgagtgtgggaaatgttttgcacagaaagtaCAGCTTGTCATACATTGGAGatatcacactggagagaagccctattcatgtgctgagtgtgggaagtcTTACgtacagaaatcacatcttgtcagacatcAGAATTCTTGCAAGGGAAAGAAGCACTGTTCTCAGGCTAagcgtgggaaatgttttgtacagaaatcacatcttgtcagtcaGGAGAGAACTCACACCGGAgacaagccctattcatgtgctgagcttATCACACATGAGAAAACTCACACACTCGAGAAGCTCTatgcatgttctgagtgtgggaaatgttttgttcagaaatcatatcttgtcatacatgagagatctcacactggtgagaagccatattcatgtgctgagtgtgggaaatgttttgtatggaaatcacagcttgtcatacatgagagatctcacactggaaaGAAGCcatatttatgtgctgagtgtgggaaatgttttgtatttaAATCTCAGCTTGTCATACACATGAGATCtcatactggagagaagccctattcatgtgctgagtgtgggaaatgttttgtacagaaatcttaccttgtcatacatgagagaactcacactggtgagaagccatatacatgtgctgagtgtgggaaatgttttgcatggaAATCACAGTTTGTCATACACGAGAGATCCCACACTGTAAAAAGgctatattcatgtgctgagtgtgggaaaacttttgtacagaaatcacaacttattattcatgagagatctcacactggtgagaagccctattcatgtgctgagtgtgggaaatgttttgcacagaaatcatctCTTATATGTCACAATAGaattcacactggagagaagccctattcatgtactaagtgtgggaaatgttttgtatttaaatcacagcttgtcatacatgagagatctcacactggagagaagccatatccatgtgctgagtgtgggaaatgttttgtacagaaatcagagcTTGGCATACATgagaaaactcacactggggagaCGATgtatccatgtgctgagtgtggggaatGTTTTGTACAGAGATCAGACCTTATCATACATGagctgtcacactggtga